In Sporolituus thermophilus DSM 23256, a single genomic region encodes these proteins:
- the frr gene encoding ribosome recycling factor has translation MGIKEIHATHEEKMKKALEVLRKEFGALRAGRATPALLDKVTVDYYGMPSPINQVANISVPEPRLIVIQPWEKSMLAPIEKAILKSDLGLTPTNDGNVIRLSIPQLTQQRRSELVKVVHKKAEEARVAIRNLRRDANDAIKKLEKEKQVSEDEAKKAQEDMQKLTDKYIKEVDQVMAAKEKEIMEV, from the coding sequence ATGGGCATTAAGGAAATTCATGCCACTCATGAAGAAAAGATGAAAAAAGCTTTAGAAGTATTGCGCAAAGAGTTTGGTGCTTTGCGGGCTGGCCGGGCAACCCCTGCGCTCCTTGACAAGGTAACAGTTGATTACTATGGGATGCCGTCGCCGATTAACCAGGTAGCGAATATTTCAGTTCCTGAACCCCGGCTCATTGTTATTCAGCCGTGGGAGAAAAGCATGCTTGCCCCCATTGAAAAAGCTATTTTGAAATCAGACCTTGGTCTTACGCCTACAAACGATGGAAATGTGATCCGTCTTTCCATTCCACAACTGACCCAACAACGTCGCAGTGAACTGGTTAAGGTCGTCCATAAGAAAGCTGAGGAAGCGCGGGTAGCTATCCGCAATTTACGGCGCGATGCCAACGACGCCATCAAAAAGCTGGAAAAAGAAAAACAGGTGTCTGAGGATGAGGCCAAAAAGGCACAGGAAGATATGCAAAAGCTTACCGACAAGTATATAAAGGAAGTTGACCAAGTAATGGCCGCTAAAGAAAAAGAAATAATGGAAGTGTAA
- a CDS encoding phosphatidate cytidylyltransferase, producing MLGKRILTALIGILAAIYLINSGGWLFIGAVALLAVIAWHEYFAMLGCRQINVHYGLGVTGILLLMACTALGNPQETIIIMFLLLVLCLAKAVTSSSSFTIADASFTFFGIAYVGLTFSHIILLRFADNFTSYNVGNVTLPAGAVYLWLAFVGTWANDTFAYFVGTKFGQNKLCPAISPYKTWEGAIGGIIGSLLGTAILGSLFQIPLFHGLIIGLLAGIAAPLGDLAESAIKRYTGVKDSGRLLPGHGGVLDRFDSIMFAVPTVYYYIYAFLLN from the coding sequence TTGCTTGGCAAACGTATTTTAACAGCCTTAATCGGCATATTAGCGGCCATTTATCTCATAAATTCAGGCGGGTGGTTGTTTATCGGGGCGGTTGCACTTTTAGCGGTTATCGCTTGGCATGAGTATTTCGCCATGTTAGGCTGCCGGCAAATAAATGTCCACTATGGGCTGGGAGTTACCGGAATATTGCTGCTAATGGCCTGCACTGCCTTGGGCAATCCCCAGGAAACGATAATTATTATGTTTTTGCTTCTTGTTCTTTGTTTGGCTAAAGCGGTTACCAGTTCTAGCAGCTTTACTATTGCGGATGCATCCTTTACTTTTTTCGGCATTGCCTATGTGGGCCTGACGTTTTCCCATATTATTTTACTCCGTTTTGCCGACAACTTTACTTCATATAATGTAGGAAACGTGACCCTCCCGGCCGGTGCGGTTTACCTGTGGTTAGCTTTCGTCGGAACATGGGCAAATGATACTTTTGCTTATTTTGTTGGTACTAAGTTCGGCCAAAACAAGCTGTGTCCCGCTATTAGTCCCTATAAGACGTGGGAAGGCGCTATAGGCGGAATAATAGGCAGTTTGCTGGGAACGGCGATTTTGGGGAGTTTGTTTCAAATCCCGTTATTTCACGGATTAATTATTGGTTTATTGGCAGGAATAGCCGCACCATTAGGCGACTTAGCTGAATCGGCAATTAAGCGTTATACGGGTGTAAAAGATTCCGGCCGATTGCTCCCCGGACATGGCGGCGTACTGGACCGTTTTGACAGTATAATGTTTGCAGTTCCAACCGTATATTACTACATATACGCTTTTCTACTGAACTAA
- a CDS encoding DUF6115 domain-containing protein encodes MLTGITVTLVVLLFFVFFVVTKKDMLQKLFSLNTAAPAQEFQQQLEQTADHILRRLETQIAHLEYLLEEADAKMTALDQKIQAAAVFEQLGIAGTSLAEQAVPNEQNIGIVQDTGKKAEANPYSQETGNGKRRLVFAMAEQGYNITEIAKATGIGKGEVMLMLQLNKR; translated from the coding sequence TTGCTTACCGGAATTACCGTTACGCTTGTTGTTCTCCTTTTTTTTGTTTTTTTTGTTGTAACTAAAAAGGACATGCTGCAAAAGCTGTTTTCCCTTAATACGGCGGCGCCGGCGCAGGAATTTCAGCAACAGCTTGAACAAACCGCTGACCATATTCTCAGACGGTTAGAGACACAAATTGCTCATCTTGAATATTTATTAGAAGAAGCAGACGCCAAGATGACTGCTTTAGATCAAAAAATCCAGGCAGCAGCGGTTTTTGAACAATTAGGTATAGCAGGGACTTCTCTTGCGGAGCAAGCTGTACCGAACGAGCAGAATATAGGCATAGTCCAAGATACTGGCAAAAAGGCTGAGGCGAATCCGTATTCCCAAGAAACGGGAAATGGCAAACGGCGGCTTGTTTTCGCCATGGCGGAACAGGGTTACAATATAACTGAAATTGCTAAAGCCACTGGGATTGGCAAAGGTGAAGTTATGTTAATGCTACAGTTGAATAAAAGATGA
- the rpsB gene encoding 30S ribosomal protein S2: MSVISMKQLLEAGVHFGHQTRRWNPKMAPYIFTERNGIYIIDLQKTVKKVEEAYNFIRDVAAQGQSILFVGTKKQAQEAVKEEATRCDMFYVNERWLGGMLTNFQTIQKRINRLRELEDMEEKGVFDLLPKKEVIALRHEMERLQKFLGGIKNMNKLPGALFIIDPRKERIAVAEARKLGIPIVAIVDTNCDPDEVDYVIPGNDDAIRAVKLLTSKMADAVLEGRQGEQLAAEA; encoded by the coding sequence ATGTCGGTAATTTCCATGAAACAGCTGCTGGAGGCTGGTGTCCATTTCGGTCACCAAACCAGGAGATGGAACCCCAAAATGGCTCCTTACATTTTTACGGAGCGTAACGGTATTTACATTATTGATCTGCAGAAAACGGTCAAAAAAGTGGAGGAAGCCTATAACTTCATCCGTGACGTTGCTGCCCAAGGCCAATCGATTTTGTTTGTAGGTACGAAAAAACAGGCACAGGAAGCGGTGAAAGAAGAAGCGACCCGCTGCGACATGTTCTATGTTAATGAAAGATGGCTCGGCGGTATGCTGACCAATTTCCAGACTATCCAAAAGCGGATTAACCGTTTGCGCGAACTTGAAGACATGGAAGAAAAGGGCGTTTTTGACCTGCTGCCCAAAAAGGAAGTTATTGCTCTGCGGCACGAAATGGAAAGACTGCAAAAATTCCTGGGCGGTATTAAGAATATGAATAAATTACCCGGCGCCCTGTTTATTATTGACCCGCGCAAAGAGCGCATTGCTGTTGCCGAAGCGCGTAAGCTTGGTATTCCAATTGTGGCGATCGTGGATACCAACTGCGATCCAGATGAGGTTGATTATGTCATTCCGGGCAATGATGATGCGATTCGTGCTGTCAAACTATTGACTTCCAAAATGGCCGATGCTGTTCTGGAAGGTCGCCAAGGCGAACAACTGGCGGCAGAAGCATAA
- a CDS encoding isoprenyl transferase, producing the protein MWKKWFSNKSDVDQNQSYLQNSLDPNSIPAHIAIIMDGNGRWAQKRGLPRTLGHHAGAETLRNIVKTAAELGVKVLTAYAFSTENWKRPAEEVDVLMRLLSDYLDSEIDELDSNNVQIRFIGKTDELAPSLYHKIMQAQQRTSKNTGLILNLAVNYGGRAELTRAMQLIARKVAAGAIAPDNISEQTIQDHLYTADLPDPDLLIRPSGDLRLSNFLLWQSAYTEFWFTNTNWPDFTPAHLIQAITDYQRRDRRFGGLKTSK; encoded by the coding sequence GTGTGGAAAAAGTGGTTTAGCAATAAGAGCGACGTTGACCAGAACCAGAGTTATCTGCAAAATTCGCTTGATCCCAATTCAATCCCTGCACATATTGCGATTATTATGGATGGTAACGGACGTTGGGCTCAGAAACGTGGATTGCCACGAACTTTGGGCCATCACGCGGGAGCGGAGACACTACGTAATATTGTAAAGACGGCAGCCGAACTCGGCGTCAAGGTATTGACGGCTTATGCTTTTTCCACCGAAAACTGGAAACGACCAGCCGAAGAGGTCGATGTCCTCATGCGGCTGTTATCAGACTATCTTGATAGTGAAATTGATGAGCTGGATAGTAATAATGTCCAAATTCGTTTTATTGGCAAAACGGACGAATTGGCACCTAGTTTATACCATAAAATAATGCAGGCTCAACAACGAACCAGCAAAAACACCGGTCTTATCTTAAACCTAGCCGTTAATTACGGCGGTCGGGCCGAACTCACGCGGGCAATGCAATTAATCGCCCGAAAAGTTGCCGCAGGCGCCATAGCTCCCGACAATATTTCCGAGCAGACCATTCAAGATCACCTCTATACGGCTGATTTACCTGACCCGGATCTGTTAATACGTCCTAGCGGCGATTTGCGTCTGAGTAATTTTCTGTTGTGGCAATCAGCCTATACGGAATTCTGGTTTACTAACACCAATTGGCCTGATTTTACTCCTGCCCATTTAATCCAGGCTATCACTGACTATCAACGGCGCGACCGACGCTTTGGCGGACTGAAAACATCAAAGTAG
- the tsf gene encoding translation elongation factor Ts has translation MITAEMVKELRERTGAGMMDCKKALTETKGDMEKAIDYLREKGLAAAAKKAGRITAEGVVEAYIHGGGRIGVLLEINCETDFVAKTEQFKALAKDICMQIAAANPSYVSRSDVPAEVINHEREVLRAQALNEGKPAHIVEKMIEGRLEKFYKEVCLLEQEFIKDPDKTVQQLINEQIAKIGENITVRRFTRYQLGEGIEKKANDFAAEVMAAVKK, from the coding sequence ATGATTACGGCTGAAATGGTAAAAGAACTGCGCGAACGTACCGGTGCAGGCATGATGGATTGTAAAAAAGCGCTGACCGAAACTAAGGGCGATATGGAAAAAGCTATTGACTATTTAAGGGAAAAAGGACTTGCCGCAGCAGCGAAAAAGGCTGGTCGAATTACGGCGGAAGGTGTTGTTGAAGCGTACATACACGGTGGCGGCCGCATAGGCGTGTTGCTTGAAATTAACTGCGAGACTGATTTTGTGGCTAAGACAGAACAGTTTAAAGCATTGGCCAAGGACATTTGTATGCAGATTGCTGCTGCTAACCCCAGCTATGTGAGCCGTAGCGACGTTCCGGCTGAAGTAATTAATCATGAGCGGGAAGTTTTGCGGGCGCAAGCGCTTAACGAAGGAAAACCGGCCCATATTGTTGAAAAAATGATTGAAGGACGTTTGGAAAAATTTTATAAAGAAGTATGCCTGCTCGAACAAGAATTCATTAAAGACCCTGATAAAACTGTTCAACAATTAATTAACGAGCAAATTGCCAAAATTGGTGAAAATATTACGGTAAGAAGATTTACACGGTATCAGCTTGGCGAAGGTATCGAGAAAAAAGCAAATGATTTTGCTGCTGAAGTAATGGCTGCGGTGAAAAAGTAA
- a CDS encoding DUF362 domain-containing protein, with amino-acid sequence MAYKITEECVACGSCAATCPVGAIKEGNPTYVITEECVECGACAAVCPVGAIKAP; translated from the coding sequence ATGGCTTATAAAATTACAGAAGAATGTGTTGCGTGTGGTTCTTGCGCGGCGACCTGTCCGGTTGGTGCGATTAAAGAGGGTAATCCTACCTACGTCATCACCGAAGAGTGTGTTGAATGTGGGGCCTGTGCGGCGGTTTGCCCGGTTGGTGCTATTAAAGCTCCATAA
- the pyrH gene encoding UMP kinase, with product MNVAKYKRVVIKLSGEALAGAQGYGIDPAVVESIAREIRETKATGLEIAIVVGGGNIWRGLAGSAKGMDRASADYMGMLATVMNSLALQDALENLGVDTRVQTAIEMRQVAEPYIRRRAIRHLEKGRVVIFAAGTGNPYFSTDTTAALRAAEIEADAILMAKKNADGVYDSDPRYNPDAKKFKELEYIEVLQRGLGVMDSTATTLCMDNKIPIIVFSIDEPGNILKAALGQEIGTIVGGTKNGH from the coding sequence TTGAATGTCGCAAAATATAAACGTGTGGTGATTAAACTCAGTGGCGAAGCATTGGCCGGTGCCCAGGGCTATGGCATTGATCCGGCCGTTGTTGAATCAATTGCCCGTGAAATTAGGGAAACCAAAGCTACAGGCCTTGAAATTGCAATTGTGGTTGGCGGCGGCAATATTTGGCGCGGTCTGGCGGGTAGCGCTAAAGGAATGGACCGGGCTAGCGCCGATTATATGGGTATGCTGGCGACCGTAATGAATTCTTTAGCCTTGCAGGACGCGCTCGAAAACTTAGGTGTTGATACACGGGTTCAAACGGCTATAGAAATGCGTCAAGTTGCCGAGCCGTATATCCGGCGGCGAGCGATACGCCACTTGGAGAAGGGGCGTGTCGTTATCTTTGCCGCAGGGACAGGCAATCCGTATTTTTCCACAGACACTACTGCAGCGTTGCGTGCGGCTGAGATTGAAGCTGACGCAATTCTTATGGCCAAGAAGAATGCTGATGGAGTTTATGACAGCGACCCCCGCTATAATCCGGATGCTAAGAAATTTAAGGAACTCGAGTACATAGAAGTACTGCAGCGTGGTTTAGGGGTCATGGATTCAACTGCTACCACGCTTTGTATGGATAATAAAATTCCCATCATCGTGTTCAGCATTGACGAACCCGGCAATATTTTGAAGGCCGCTCTTGGTCAAGAAATTGGCACTATTGTGGGAGGAACGAAAAATGGGCATTAA
- a CDS encoding DUF342 domain-containing protein: MDNEERLLERTAETTEASDGYYQIILSDSGVFLTVFPPQGNGSPVREHVILLDLEKRAIKGFDLPVIVRTVREASGLPVRIAPPPPLSAEPEIQVLVGRDRMEATLQIIAPKGSRPVTMDEVLEKIKQVGVTYGLDHAAIQRAFAHPGLKVVCARGLWPTDGQDAYIKYYVDLENKGKPAELEDGRVDFKNLNMFTIVREGDLLAEKVPPTPGTPGIDVLGQPVPPKPGKDILPPLGKNVQMIDNGKIVATMSGQLIITNNKLNVVPVIEINGDVDLSTGNIDFVGNIIVRGSVQAGFLVKAEGDVEVAGTVSGGTVEGKNVCVRMGVQGMNRGYIKATENVVAKFIENATVYAGSDVLVSDVILHSRISAGKRVVVEGRRGLIAGGRVLAGEEIRAKVTGTHLASNTDLGVGINPLLREEYQKLRMEIKKLEFTLEQTQKALGLLRAMDQATMPKDKHEMMLRLTKAQFHLVGQVETMRNRINEIEVAFEEMRHGKIRVRDTVYPGVKIIIGSLVKPIRETLSFVTFYAEDGEIKVGPYK; this comes from the coding sequence TTGGATAACGAGGAACGGCTACTTGAACGGACCGCTGAAACTACCGAGGCATCAGACGGTTATTATCAAATTATCTTGAGCGATAGTGGCGTTTTTCTTACTGTCTTTCCGCCGCAAGGGAATGGTAGTCCTGTTCGTGAACACGTTATTCTCCTTGATTTAGAAAAACGGGCCATTAAAGGGTTTGACCTGCCTGTTATCGTGCGTACTGTGCGAGAAGCTTCCGGGCTGCCGGTACGGATTGCTCCGCCACCGCCGCTTTCGGCCGAACCGGAGATTCAGGTTCTGGTAGGGCGGGATCGGATGGAAGCAACGTTGCAGATTATTGCTCCTAAAGGGAGTCGTCCCGTAACTATGGACGAAGTTTTAGAAAAAATTAAGCAGGTCGGAGTAACTTATGGCCTTGACCATGCCGCCATTCAAAGAGCTTTTGCTCACCCTGGTCTAAAGGTGGTATGTGCGCGCGGGCTTTGGCCAACGGACGGCCAAGACGCCTATATCAAGTACTATGTTGATCTGGAAAACAAAGGTAAACCGGCTGAACTCGAAGATGGTCGGGTTGATTTTAAAAATTTGAACATGTTTACCATTGTGCGCGAGGGTGATTTATTAGCCGAAAAGGTGCCGCCAACTCCTGGTACCCCTGGCATCGATGTTTTAGGACAGCCGGTGCCGCCAAAACCTGGCAAAGATATTTTGCCGCCACTAGGCAAGAATGTGCAAATGATAGATAACGGTAAAATCGTCGCCACAATGTCCGGGCAGCTAATCATTACCAACAATAAGCTCAATGTGGTTCCGGTTATAGAGATAAATGGCGATGTAGATTTGTCCACAGGCAATATTGATTTTGTTGGCAATATAATTGTTCGTGGTTCAGTGCAGGCCGGATTTTTGGTCAAAGCTGAAGGTGATGTGGAAGTTGCCGGTACGGTCAGCGGCGGGACTGTAGAAGGGAAAAATGTTTGTGTACGAATGGGTGTTCAGGGCATGAATCGTGGCTATATTAAGGCAACCGAAAATGTTGTGGCAAAATTTATCGAAAACGCCACAGTTTATGCCGGCTCAGACGTGTTGGTCAGCGACGTTATTCTCCATAGTCGGATCAGCGCTGGTAAACGAGTAGTTGTGGAGGGGCGAAGAGGACTGATTGCTGGTGGTCGAGTGCTGGCCGGAGAAGAAATCAGAGCGAAAGTTACCGGTACCCATTTGGCATCCAATACCGACTTAGGAGTGGGGATTAATCCGCTACTGCGGGAAGAATATCAAAAACTGCGCATGGAAATTAAAAAATTGGAGTTTACTCTCGAACAAACTCAAAAAGCTTTAGGGCTTCTCCGCGCTATGGATCAGGCTACCATGCCGAAAGATAAGCACGAAATGATGTTACGACTGACGAAAGCTCAATTTCATCTTGTCGGGCAAGTAGAAACAATGCGAAATCGCATAAACGAGATCGAAGTTGCTTTTGAGGAAATGCGGCATGGCAAGATACGAGTGCGTGATACCGTCTACCCTGGAGTCAAAATCATCATAGGGTCATTAGTAAAACCCATTCGGGAAACACTAAGTTTTGTCACGTTTTATGCCGAGGATGGCGAAATAAAGGTCGGCCCTTATAAGTAA